One window of Ralstonia pickettii DTP0602 genomic DNA carries:
- a CDS encoding 2-nonaprenyl-3-methyl-6-methoxy-1,4-benzoquinol hydroxylase (K06134: COQ7; ubiquinone biosynthesis monooxygenase Coq7 [EC:1.14.13.-]) produces MDTLIKEFDVALRAIAGATRSARDNPADRLAPDTEQMSADERRHVAGLMRINHVGEVCAQALYQAQKLTARNPTVRAQMDAAAREEEDHLAWCAERLRELGSRPSLLNPLWYAGAFAIGWVAGRAGDRVSLGFVAETERQVEHHLGGHLDRLPEADGRSRAILEQMRDDEIRHGDAARDAGGIPLPAPVRALMRGASRVMTTAAYRI; encoded by the coding sequence ATGGACACCCTGATCAAAGAATTCGACGTGGCATTGCGCGCCATCGCCGGCGCAACCCGATCCGCGCGCGACAACCCGGCCGATCGGCTGGCACCGGACACCGAGCAGATGAGCGCCGACGAACGCCGCCACGTGGCCGGCCTGATGCGCATCAACCATGTCGGCGAGGTGTGCGCCCAGGCCCTGTACCAGGCGCAGAAACTGACCGCGCGCAACCCGACCGTGCGCGCGCAGATGGATGCGGCCGCGCGCGAAGAGGAAGACCACCTCGCCTGGTGCGCCGAGCGCCTGCGCGAACTGGGTTCGCGCCCGAGCCTGCTCAACCCGCTGTGGTACGCGGGCGCCTTCGCCATCGGCTGGGTGGCCGGCCGCGCCGGCGACCGCGTCAGCCTGGGCTTCGTCGCCGAGACCGAGCGCCAGGTCGAACATCATCTGGGCGGACACCTGGACCGCTTGCCCGAGGCCGACGGCCGCTCGCGCGCCATCCTCGAACAGATGCGCGACGACGAGATCCGGCACGGCGATGCCGCGCGCGATGCCGGAGGCATCCCGCTGCCCGCGCCGGTGCGTGCGCTGATGCGCGGCGCCTCGCGCGTGATGACCACCGCTGCCTACCGGATCTGA
- a CDS encoding membrane protein: MKKSLLALAALGAFAGAAQAQSSVTLYGVVDANIEYVSNMSSVTPSAANGFATGPSENLFRMSSGGLSGSRWGLRGVEDLGSGLKALFVLESGFGLDNGGMQQGGRLFGRQAYVGLESAQAGRVTFGRQYTSLFDMMANFSPAGYATQYEPVVAQLGLNFRSDNTAKYTGKFGPVTAVAHWSFGNGITAANTGEVPGQFRRDTGYGAGVSWAAGPFGISGAYDQYNPTLNAAGGTGEVKKAAVAASYAFGPAKLMAGYRWGMSKAPNDNTILKDNYYWVGGNYQVTPALGLTLAYYYDDVKNFNPAATGATNNIKNPWQISFIADYNLSKRTDVYLTTAFSKNAGLNFDTSAISFANGYFLGTGEDKMIGAAIGIRHKF; encoded by the coding sequence ATGAAGAAATCGCTTCTGGCGCTGGCAGCGCTTGGCGCATTTGCTGGGGCGGCGCAGGCCCAATCGAGCGTGACGCTCTACGGTGTGGTGGATGCCAACATCGAGTACGTGAGCAATATGTCGAGCGTCACGCCGTCAGCGGCCAACGGCTTCGCAACGGGCCCGTCGGAGAACCTCTTCCGCATGTCGTCCGGCGGCCTGTCCGGTTCGCGTTGGGGTCTGCGCGGCGTGGAAGACCTGGGCAGCGGCCTGAAGGCGCTGTTCGTGCTGGAAAGCGGTTTCGGCCTCGACAATGGCGGCATGCAGCAAGGTGGCCGTCTCTTCGGTCGTCAGGCTTACGTCGGCCTGGAAAGCGCCCAGGCGGGCCGCGTGACCTTCGGTCGTCAGTACACCTCGCTGTTCGACATGATGGCCAACTTTTCGCCGGCCGGCTATGCCACCCAGTACGAGCCGGTGGTCGCTCAACTGGGCCTGAACTTCCGTTCGGACAACACCGCCAAGTACACCGGCAAGTTCGGCCCGGTGACCGCGGTCGCGCATTGGTCGTTCGGCAATGGCATCACCGCAGCGAACACTGGCGAAGTCCCCGGCCAGTTCCGCCGCGACACCGGCTACGGTGCCGGCGTGTCGTGGGCAGCCGGCCCGTTCGGCATCAGCGGCGCCTATGACCAGTACAACCCGACCCTGAACGCCGCCGGCGGCACCGGCGAAGTCAAGAAGGCCGCGGTCGCTGCCAGCTATGCCTTTGGCCCGGCCAAGCTGATGGCCGGCTATCGCTGGGGCATGAGCAAGGCGCCGAACGACAATACGATCCTGAAGGACAACTACTATTGGGTCGGCGGCAACTACCAGGTCACGCCGGCACTGGGCCTGACGCTCGCGTACTACTACGACGACGTCAAGAACTTCAACCCGGCCGCCACCGGCGCCACCAACAACATCAAGAACCCCTGGCAGATCTCGTTCATCGCCGACTACAACCTGTCCAAGCGCACCGACGTGTACCTGACCACGGCCTTCTCGAAGAACGCCGGCCTGAACTTCGACACCTCGGCGATCAGCTTCGCCAATGGTTACTTCCTGGGTACCGGCGAAGACAAGATGATTGGCGCCGCCATCGGCATCCGCCACAAGTTCTGA
- a CDS encoding ABC transporter substrate-binding protein produces MQATRRRAVALLLSASLAALASPSALAADPYPAKPIRLVVPFAAGGTTDILARAVAAELAKLPGWNVVVDNKPGAGGNIGADIVAKAAPDGYTLLMGTVGTHGINQSLYGKLPFDPIKDFAPITEVAAVPNVLVINPAFAQQNKIDSVKDLISYARANPGKLNMASSGNGTSIHLAGELFKTQTKTFMVHFPYKGSGPALTDLTGGTVQVMFDNLPSSMALIKGGKLKALAVTSAKPSPALPGVPTVAQAANLPQYEASSWFGMLAPAGTPPDVIHRIQQEVAKALSAPAVRERLQAQGAEPIGNTPEQFAALIRSETAKWAKVVKDSGAKVD; encoded by the coding sequence ATGCAAGCCACTCGCCGTCGCGCCGTCGCGCTGCTGCTGTCCGCCAGCCTTGCCGCGCTCGCCAGCCCGTCGGCGCTGGCGGCCGATCCCTATCCGGCCAAGCCGATCCGGCTGGTGGTCCCGTTCGCCGCCGGCGGCACCACCGATATCCTGGCGCGGGCCGTGGCCGCGGAGCTGGCCAAGCTGCCGGGCTGGAACGTGGTGGTCGACAACAAGCCCGGCGCCGGCGGCAATATCGGCGCCGACATCGTCGCCAAGGCCGCGCCCGACGGCTACACGCTGCTGATGGGTACCGTCGGCACGCATGGCATCAACCAGTCCCTGTACGGCAAGCTGCCGTTCGACCCGATCAAGGACTTCGCGCCGATCACCGAAGTGGCGGCCGTGCCCAACGTGCTGGTGATCAACCCGGCGTTCGCGCAGCAGAACAAGATCGACAGCGTCAAGGACCTGATCAGCTACGCGCGCGCCAATCCCGGCAAGCTCAACATGGCTTCCAGCGGCAACGGCACCTCGATCCACCTGGCGGGCGAACTGTTCAAGACCCAGACCAAAACCTTTATGGTCCACTTCCCGTACAAGGGCAGCGGGCCGGCGCTGACGGACCTGACCGGCGGCACCGTGCAGGTGATGTTCGACAACCTGCCGTCGTCGATGGCACTGATCAAGGGCGGCAAGCTCAAGGCGCTGGCCGTGACCAGCGCCAAGCCGTCGCCGGCGCTGCCGGGCGTGCCGACCGTCGCGCAGGCAGCCAACCTGCCGCAATACGAGGCCAGCTCGTGGTTCGGCATGCTGGCGCCGGCCGGCACGCCGCCGGACGTCATCCACCGCATCCAGCAGGAAGTGGCGAAAGCGCTCAGCGCGCCCGCGGTGCGCGAACGCCTGCAGGCGCAGGGCGCAGAGCCCATCGGCAACACGCCGGAGCAGTTCGCCGCGTTGATCCGGTCCGAGACCGCCAAGTGGGCGAAGGTGGTCAAGGACTCGGGCGCCAAGGTCGACTAA
- a CDS encoding MarR family transcriptional regulator: MPNLSPAAGAENAPVDLETRADQTEHEALRLWLRLLTCTNLIEADIRSRLRQEFACTLPRFDLLAQLDRHPEGLKMGELSRRMMVTGGNVTGITDQLQQEGLVSREALPTDRRAYLIRLTPAGRAAFSRMARAHEDWIEQLFSGLAETDRRALFRLLGRLKSGLISP, encoded by the coding sequence ATGCCAAACCTTTCCCCTGCCGCCGGCGCCGAGAACGCGCCGGTCGACCTTGAAACCCGTGCCGACCAGACCGAGCACGAAGCCCTGCGGCTGTGGCTGCGGCTGCTGACCTGCACCAACCTGATCGAGGCCGATATCCGTTCGCGGCTGCGCCAGGAATTTGCCTGCACTCTGCCCCGCTTCGACCTGCTGGCGCAGCTCGACCGCCATCCCGAAGGCCTGAAGATGGGCGAGTTGTCGCGCCGCATGATGGTGACCGGCGGCAACGTCACCGGCATCACTGACCAGCTGCAGCAGGAAGGGCTGGTCTCGCGCGAGGCCCTGCCCACCGACCGCCGCGCCTACCTGATCCGCCTGACGCCGGCCGGGCGCGCCGCGTTCTCGCGCATGGCGCGCGCGCACGAGGACTGGATCGAGCAACTGTTCTCCGGCCTGGCCGAAACCGACCGGCGTGCCCTGTTCCGACTGCTTGGCCGGCTCAAGTCCGGCCTGATCTCGCCATGA
- a CDS encoding long-chain fatty acid--CoA ligase (activates fatty acids by binding to coenzyme A~K01897: ACSL, fadD; long-chain acyl-CoA synthetase [EC:6.2.1.3]): protein MERIWLKHYPAGVSAEIDASQFRSLAALLEASFRTYADRKAFVCMDKAITYGELDQLSTDFAAWLQSRGLRPGARVAIMMPNVLQYPVVLAAVLRAGFVVVNVNPLYTPRELEHQLKDSGAEAIVILENFAATLQQVLAKTPVKHVVVASMGDMLGGLKGAIVNFVVRNVKKMVPAWELPNCVRFNSALAEGRKLTLQPATTGPDDIAFLQYTGGTTGVSKGAVLLHRNVVANVLQSEAWMQPALAKGAHIDQPITITALPLYHIFALTVCCLLGMRSGGMSVLIPNPRDIPGFIKELQKYKFNMFPAVNTLYNALLNNPEIGKVDFSGLRVANGGGMAVQEAVARKWLAKTGCPIIEGYGLSETSPSATCNPTDTDAFSGTIGMPLPSTEVVIRDDDGEDVPLGQPGEICIRGPQVMAGYWNRPDETAKVMTADGFFKTGDIGVMDDRGYTKIVDRKKDMILVSGFNVYPNEVEGVVAECPGVLEVAAVGVPDTHSGEVVKLFVVRKDPALTEADVIEFCKERLTGYKRPKYVEFRTELPKTNVGKILRRELRDSRKAA from the coding sequence ATGGAAAGAATTTGGCTGAAACACTACCCGGCCGGCGTCTCCGCCGAGATCGATGCCAGCCAGTTCCGCTCGCTCGCCGCGTTGCTCGAGGCGTCTTTCCGCACCTATGCCGACCGCAAGGCTTTCGTCTGCATGGACAAGGCGATCACCTACGGCGAGCTGGACCAGCTCTCGACCGACTTCGCCGCGTGGTTGCAGTCGCGCGGGCTGCGTCCGGGCGCGCGCGTGGCGATCATGATGCCCAACGTGCTGCAGTACCCGGTGGTGCTGGCCGCGGTGCTGCGCGCCGGCTTCGTGGTGGTCAACGTCAACCCGCTCTACACCCCGCGCGAGTTGGAGCACCAGCTCAAGGACAGCGGCGCCGAAGCCATCGTGATCCTGGAGAACTTTGCCGCGACGCTGCAGCAGGTGCTGGCCAAGACCCCGGTCAAGCACGTGGTGGTGGCCAGCATGGGCGACATGCTCGGCGGCCTGAAGGGGGCGATCGTCAATTTCGTTGTGCGCAACGTCAAGAAGATGGTGCCGGCGTGGGAGCTGCCCAACTGCGTGCGCTTCAACAGCGCGCTGGCCGAGGGCCGCAAGCTGACGCTGCAGCCGGCCACCACTGGGCCGGACGATATCGCCTTCCTGCAGTACACCGGCGGCACTACCGGCGTGTCCAAGGGCGCGGTGCTGCTGCACCGTAATGTCGTCGCCAACGTGCTGCAGTCCGAGGCGTGGATGCAGCCGGCGCTGGCCAAGGGCGCCCATATCGACCAGCCGATCACCATCACCGCGCTGCCGCTGTACCACATCTTCGCGCTGACGGTTTGCTGCCTGCTGGGCATGCGCAGCGGCGGCATGAGCGTGCTGATTCCCAATCCGCGCGATATCCCGGGCTTCATCAAGGAACTGCAGAAGTACAAGTTCAATATGTTCCCGGCGGTCAACACGCTGTACAACGCGCTGCTCAACAACCCGGAAATCGGCAAGGTCGATTTCTCCGGCCTGCGCGTGGCCAATGGCGGCGGCATGGCGGTGCAGGAGGCAGTGGCCAGGAAATGGCTGGCCAAGACCGGCTGCCCGATCATCGAAGGCTACGGCCTGTCCGAGACCTCGCCCTCGGCTACCTGCAACCCGACCGACACCGACGCGTTCTCCGGCACCATCGGCATGCCGCTGCCGTCGACCGAAGTGGTGATCCGCGATGACGACGGCGAGGATGTGCCGCTCGGCCAGCCGGGCGAGATCTGCATCCGCGGCCCGCAGGTGATGGCAGGCTACTGGAACCGCCCGGACGAGACGGCCAAGGTCATGACCGCGGACGGCTTCTTCAAGACCGGCGATATCGGCGTGATGGACGACCGCGGCTACACCAAGATCGTCGACCGCAAGAAGGACATGATCCTGGTATCGGGCTTCAACGTGTACCCGAACGAGGTCGAGGGCGTGGTCGCCGAGTGCCCGGGCGTGCTGGAAGTGGCCGCGGTGGGCGTGCCCGACACGCACTCGGGCGAGGTGGTCAAGCTGTTCGTGGTCAGGAAGGACCCGGCGCTGACCGAGGCCGACGTGATCGAGTTCTGCAAGGAACGGCTCACCGGCTACAAGCGGCCCAAGTACGTGGAGTTCCGCACCGAGCTGCCCAAGACCAACGTGGGCAAGATCCTGCGCCGCGAATTGCGCGACAGCCGCAAGGCGGCGTGA
- a CDS encoding TetR family transcriptional regulator, with amino-acid sequence MSIAPRPAIPSAPQTPSLTTASNPSQNAAPQGQAARPHIAERQEARRRQILDTAAQLFYTKGYPGMTMNDLCRALGVTKPAVYYYFTDKYEIFDILCRESAQTCLPVIRETADPALPVRERLHACLLEMARRCVACHVPATLSFRDNQYLRPETVAWLDSMARDFYRDLYALLEEGKREGVFAFGDARVTAHAIGSVVGFMYTWHEPGRMDAEVLAQELATNMMKLVLPSGG; translated from the coding sequence ATGTCGATCGCTCCAAGACCCGCAATCCCATCCGCCCCGCAGACCCCGTCGCTGACGACCGCGTCCAACCCTTCGCAGAACGCCGCCCCGCAAGGCCAGGCTGCGCGCCCGCATATCGCCGAGCGCCAGGAGGCGCGGCGCCGCCAGATCCTGGACACCGCCGCGCAGCTCTTCTACACCAAGGGCTACCCCGGCATGACCATGAACGACCTGTGCCGCGCCCTGGGCGTGACCAAGCCGGCCGTCTACTACTACTTCACCGACAAGTACGAGATCTTCGACATCCTGTGCCGCGAGTCGGCGCAGACGTGCCTGCCGGTCATCCGCGAGACCGCCGACCCGGCGCTGCCGGTGCGCGAGCGGCTGCATGCCTGCCTGCTCGAAATGGCGCGCCGCTGCGTGGCCTGCCATGTGCCGGCGACGCTGAGCTTCCGCGACAACCAGTACCTGCGCCCGGAAACCGTGGCCTGGCTCGACAGCATGGCGCGCGATTTCTACCGCGACCTGTACGCGCTGCTGGAGGAGGGCAAGCGCGAGGGCGTGTTCGCCTTCGGCGATGCGCGCGTGACCGCGCACGCGATCGGCAGCGTGGTCGGCTTCATGTACACCTGGCACGAGCCCGGCCGCATGGATGCGGAGGTGCTGGCGCAGGAGCTTGCGACCAACATGATGAAGCTGGTGCTGCCCAGCGGTGGGTGA
- a CDS encoding acyl-CoA synthetase (activates fatty acids by binding to coenzyme A), which produces MDQTASHAAPAGAPINEANYLADLHRCWQAAWPPGAPRAPQYPLGRIPLSEMLCHWGRARPGQPAVIFYGHQTTYAELDAQSDRCAALLAASGIGPGDRVAVLLPNCPQFHVVFFGILKLGAVYMPVSPLSQRAELLHALRDATPRALVALDQLLPLVADTREALGDADPLELLFVTSFADVVPDEPTLPLPPMVQAPRHAPEPEDRAIDLLPAMAACTAPAPATVPAIDAPAALNYTGGTTGLPKGCIHTQGDMVDMAAAFGAVALPVRDDTVMLGFFPEFWIAGENLCLIFPAFFGIPLVLLARWDAQTFMGAVQRYRVTNASMLVDSAVEVMEHPRVGEYDLRSLRHVGVSSFVKKLNLDYRRRWQALTGSTIAESAWGMTETQTCNTFTYGMQDDDMDLRAQPVFVGLPVPGTEFKVCDFGTGALLPPGSEGELCVRTPTLLKGYWNKPDATRESMRDGWFHTGDIGLIDEHGYIHYLGRRKEMLKVNGMSVFPAEIEAMFGQHPAILGSAVVGRSDEDRGQVPVAFIMLKPEAAGSVDEAGLAAWCRASMAVYKVPEVRIVEALPLTATGKVRKQDLVALAEQAD; this is translated from the coding sequence ATGGACCAGACCGCATCGCATGCCGCGCCCGCGGGCGCGCCGATCAACGAGGCGAACTATCTTGCCGACCTGCACCGGTGCTGGCAGGCGGCGTGGCCGCCCGGCGCACCGCGCGCGCCGCAATACCCGCTGGGACGCATCCCGTTGTCGGAGATGCTCTGTCACTGGGGCCGCGCGCGCCCCGGCCAGCCGGCCGTGATCTTCTACGGCCACCAGACTACCTACGCCGAACTCGATGCGCAGAGCGACCGCTGCGCGGCGCTGTTGGCCGCCAGCGGCATCGGTCCCGGCGACCGCGTCGCGGTGCTGCTGCCCAACTGCCCGCAGTTCCACGTGGTGTTCTTCGGCATCCTGAAGCTGGGCGCGGTGTACATGCCGGTGAGCCCGCTGTCGCAGCGCGCCGAACTGCTGCACGCGCTGCGCGACGCCACGCCGCGCGCGCTGGTGGCGCTGGACCAGTTGCTGCCACTGGTGGCCGATACCCGCGAAGCACTCGGCGACGCCGACCCGCTCGAACTGTTGTTCGTCACCAGCTTTGCCGACGTCGTCCCTGACGAACCCACGCTGCCGCTGCCGCCGATGGTGCAGGCACCGCGCCACGCGCCCGAGCCCGAAGACCGCGCCATCGACCTGCTGCCGGCCATGGCCGCCTGCACCGCACCCGCGCCCGCCACCGTTCCCGCCATCGACGCCCCCGCCGCGCTCAACTACACCGGCGGCACCACTGGCCTGCCCAAGGGCTGCATCCACACCCAGGGCGACATGGTCGACATGGCCGCCGCGTTCGGCGCCGTGGCGCTGCCGGTGCGGGACGACACCGTGATGCTGGGCTTCTTCCCCGAGTTCTGGATCGCCGGCGAGAACCTGTGCCTGATCTTCCCGGCGTTCTTCGGCATCCCGCTGGTGCTGCTGGCGCGCTGGGACGCGCAGACCTTCATGGGCGCGGTGCAGCGCTATCGCGTGACCAATGCGTCGATGCTGGTCGACAGCGCGGTCGAGGTGATGGAACACCCGCGCGTGGGCGAATACGACCTGCGCTCGCTGCGCCATGTCGGCGTGTCGTCCTTCGTCAAGAAGCTGAACCTGGACTACCGCCGCCGCTGGCAGGCGCTGACCGGCTCGACCATCGCCGAAAGCGCCTGGGGCATGACCGAGACCCAGACCTGCAACACCTTCACCTACGGCATGCAGGACGACGACATGGACCTGCGCGCGCAGCCGGTCTTCGTCGGCCTGCCGGTGCCGGGTACCGAGTTCAAGGTTTGCGACTTCGGCACCGGCGCGCTGCTGCCGCCGGGCAGCGAGGGCGAGCTGTGCGTGCGCACGCCGACCCTGCTCAAGGGCTACTGGAACAAACCCGATGCCACGCGCGAATCGATGCGCGACGGCTGGTTCCATACCGGCGATATCGGGCTGATCGACGAGCACGGCTACATCCACTACCTCGGGCGCCGCAAGGAGATGCTCAAGGTCAACGGCATGAGCGTATTCCCGGCCGAGATCGAGGCCATGTTCGGCCAGCATCCGGCGATCCTGGGCTCGGCCGTGGTCGGGCGCAGCGATGAGGACCGCGGGCAGGTGCCGGTGGCTTTCATCATGCTCAAACCCGAGGCCGCGGGCTCGGTCGACGAAGCCGGCCTTGCGGCGTGGTGCCGCGCCAGCATGGCGGTCTACAAGGTGCCGGAGGTGCGCATCGTCGAGGCGCTGCCGCTGACGGCTACGGGGAAGGTGCGCAAGCAGGATCTGGTGGCGTTGGCTGAGCAGGCTGACTGA
- a CDS encoding carbamoyl-phosphate synthase large subunit gives MTLDKLLIANRGEIAIRIARAAAAMGMPTVAVYSEDDRDALHVRKADAAIALPGTGPRAYLDIDAMVDAARRAGCGMVHPGYGFLSENADFAQSCLDAGLVFAGPAPDVLRLFGDKARARALAREHGVPVVPGSTGPTTLAQAHAFFSSLQDRAGMMIKALAGGGGRGMRAVRHANEIDEAYARCVSEAKAAFGNGAIYVERIVNAPRHIEIQVIADADGRVLTLGERECSLQRRHQKLVEVAPSPSLNHALRARLAEAAATLARAAAYRGLGTFEFLVEDSGGAEPSCWFMEANPRLQVEHTVTEMVTGVDLVQTQLAIAAGASLADLGLEQAPAPRGVAVQLRINAEHLDAHGQLRPASGTLTAFEPPNGPGVRVDSAGFAGMTANPRFDSLLAKLIVHEPGGDYARALAIAYRALCEFRIEGIDTNRRLLQDLLQLDDVRRNAVHTQYLDTTLAALAGADGDHPALHAPPTLAADTQIDDDNALADIPDDAVAVAAPMDGALAALHVREGDAVRRGQPLAIIEAMKMEHPLEAPAAGTVLRVLAAAGTTLRAGAPVVVLAPGGDAGHATEATAAADLDHIRADLRETLERHALGHDAARAQAVAKRRAQGGRTARENIAQLCDAGSFIEYGALAIAAQRQRRSVDDLVRATPADGIVTGIGTVNAARFPGEDTRCMVLAYDYTVLAGTQGFYGHKKLDRMLALARQWQVPVVLFAEGGGGRPGDTDMPVVAGLDCTSFIQFARLSGQVPLVGIVSGRCFAGNAALLGCADVIIATRSATIGMGGPAMIEGGGLGAYAPEEVGPASVQGPNGVIDVLVDDEQAAVDAAQRYLSYFQGDAKDWHSEDPRHLRHAIPENRLRSYDMRAVMAALADTGSVLELRAAFGTGIITALIRIDGRAFGCIANNPRHLGGAIDSAAADKAARFMQLCDAHGLPIVSLCDTPGFMVGPQAEKTATVRHVSRLFVTAGALRVPFFTVVLRKGYGLGAQAMAGGSFAAPFFTAAWPSGEFGAMGIEGSIRLGFRKELEAVADPDEREALFARMVDAAYQRGRALNMASHLEIDAVIDPADTRRWLLRGLASVPPGSVGRRQESQRRFIDTW, from the coding sequence ATGACGCTCGACAAACTCCTGATCGCCAATCGCGGCGAAATCGCCATTCGCATCGCCCGTGCCGCAGCTGCAATGGGCATGCCCACTGTTGCCGTCTACAGCGAGGACGACCGCGACGCGCTGCATGTGCGCAAGGCCGACGCAGCCATCGCGCTGCCCGGCACCGGCCCGCGCGCCTATCTCGACATCGATGCCATGGTCGACGCCGCGCGCCGCGCCGGCTGCGGCATGGTGCACCCGGGCTACGGCTTCTTGTCGGAGAACGCCGACTTCGCGCAGTCCTGCCTCGACGCCGGACTGGTCTTCGCCGGCCCGGCGCCCGACGTGCTGCGCCTGTTCGGCGACAAGGCGCGGGCCCGTGCGCTGGCGCGCGAGCATGGCGTGCCGGTCGTGCCCGGCAGCACCGGCCCGACCACGCTGGCGCAGGCGCATGCCTTCTTCAGCAGCCTGCAGGACCGCGCCGGCATGATGATCAAGGCGCTCGCCGGTGGCGGCGGGCGGGGCATGCGCGCGGTGCGCCACGCGAATGAGATCGACGAAGCCTATGCGCGCTGCGTTTCCGAGGCGAAGGCCGCATTCGGCAATGGGGCCATCTATGTAGAGCGCATCGTCAACGCGCCCCGCCATATCGAGATCCAGGTGATCGCCGACGCCGACGGGCGCGTGCTGACGCTGGGCGAGCGCGAATGCAGCCTGCAGCGGCGCCACCAGAAGCTGGTCGAGGTCGCGCCCAGCCCGTCGCTCAACCATGCGCTGCGTGCGCGCTTGGCCGAAGCCGCCGCCACGCTGGCGCGCGCCGCGGCCTATCGCGGCCTGGGTACGTTCGAGTTCCTGGTGGAGGACAGCGGCGGCGCCGAACCGTCGTGCTGGTTCATGGAAGCCAATCCGCGCTTGCAGGTCGAGCACACGGTGACCGAGATGGTGACCGGCGTCGACCTGGTCCAGACCCAGTTGGCGATCGCCGCCGGCGCCAGCCTGGCCGACCTGGGGCTGGAGCAGGCGCCCGCCCCGCGCGGCGTCGCCGTGCAACTGCGCATCAATGCCGAACACCTCGATGCGCACGGTCAGCTGCGCCCCGCCAGCGGTACGCTGACAGCGTTCGAGCCGCCCAACGGTCCTGGCGTGCGCGTGGACAGCGCCGGCTTTGCCGGCATGACGGCCAACCCGCGCTTCGACTCGCTGCTGGCCAAGCTGATCGTGCACGAGCCCGGCGGCGACTATGCGCGCGCGCTGGCGATCGCCTACCGCGCGCTGTGCGAGTTCCGCATCGAAGGCATCGACACCAACCGCCGCCTGCTGCAGGACCTGCTGCAGCTGGACGATGTGCGCCGCAACGCGGTGCATACGCAGTACCTCGACACAACGCTGGCCGCACTGGCCGGCGCCGACGGCGACCACCCGGCGCTGCACGCGCCCCCGACGCTCGCCGCCGATACGCAAATCGACGACGACAACGCGCTGGCCGACATCCCCGACGACGCCGTCGCCGTGGCCGCGCCAATGGACGGCGCACTCGCCGCCCTCCACGTGCGCGAAGGCGACGCGGTGCGGCGCGGCCAGCCGCTGGCCATCATCGAGGCGATGAAGATGGAGCATCCGCTGGAAGCGCCCGCCGCCGGCACGGTGCTGCGCGTGCTGGCCGCGGCCGGTACGACGCTGCGCGCCGGCGCTCCAGTGGTGGTGCTGGCCCCCGGCGGCGACGCCGGCCATGCCACGGAAGCCACCGCCGCGGCCGACCTCGACCATATCCGCGCCGACCTGCGCGAGACGCTGGAACGCCATGCGCTCGGCCATGACGCCGCGCGGGCGCAGGCGGTGGCCAAGCGGCGCGCCCAGGGCGGCCGCACCGCGCGCGAGAATATCGCGCAGCTGTGCGACGCCGGCTCCTTCATCGAATACGGCGCGCTCGCCATCGCCGCGCAACGGCAGCGCCGCAGCGTCGACGACCTGGTCCGCGCGACGCCCGCCGACGGCATCGTCACCGGCATCGGCACCGTCAACGCGGCGCGCTTCCCGGGCGAGGACACGCGCTGCATGGTGCTGGCCTACGATTACACCGTGCTGGCCGGCACGCAGGGCTTCTACGGCCACAAGAAGCTGGACCGCATGCTGGCGCTGGCGCGCCAGTGGCAGGTGCCGGTGGTGCTGTTTGCCGAAGGCGGCGGCGGCCGGCCCGGCGATACCGACATGCCGGTGGTGGCCGGGCTGGACTGCACCTCGTTTATCCAGTTCGCGCGGCTGTCGGGCCAGGTGCCGCTGGTGGGCATCGTGTCGGGCCGCTGCTTTGCCGGCAACGCTGCGCTGCTGGGCTGTGCCGATGTCATCATCGCCACGCGCAGCGCCACCATCGGCATGGGCGGCCCGGCGATGATCGAAGGCGGTGGGCTGGGCGCCTACGCGCCTGAGGAAGTGGGACCGGCCAGCGTGCAGGGACCCAACGGCGTGATCGACGTGCTGGTCGACGACGAACAGGCGGCGGTCGACGCCGCGCAGCGCTACCTCTCCTACTTCCAGGGCGATGCGAAGGACTGGCATTCGGAAGACCCGCGCCACCTGCGCCACGCCATTCCCGAGAACCGCCTGCGCAGCTACGACATGCGCGCAGTGATGGCGGCGCTGGCCGATACCGGATCGGTGCTGGAGCTGCGCGCGGCGTTCGGCACCGGCATCATCACCGCTCTGATCCGCATCGATGGCCGCGCCTTCGGCTGTATCGCCAACAACCCGCGCCACCTCGGCGGCGCCATCGACAGCGCCGCCGCCGACAAGGCCGCGCGCTTCATGCAGTTGTGCGATGCGCACGGGCTGCCGATCGTGTCTCTGTGCGACACCCCTGGCTTTATGGTCGGGCCGCAGGCGGAGAAGACCGCAACGGTGCGGCATGTGTCGCGCCTGTTCGTCACCGCCGGCGCGCTGCGCGTGCCGTTCTTCACGGTGGTACTGCGCAAGGGCTACGGGCTGGGCGCGCAGGCGATGGCCGGCGGCAGCTTCGCCGCGCCCTTCTTCACTGCGGCGTGGCCCAGCGGCGAGTTTGGCGCGATGGGCATCGAAGGCTCGATCCGGCTCGGCTTCCGCAAGGAACTCGAAGCGGTGGCCGATCCCGACGAGCGCGAGGCACTGTTCGCGCGCATGGTCGATGCCGCCTACCAGCGCGGTCGCGCGCTCAACATGGCGAGCCACCTGGAGATCGACGCCGTGATCGACCCGGCCGACACGCGCCGCTGGCTACTGCGCGGGCTGGCCTCGGTACCGCCCGGCAGCGTCGGCCGCCGGCAGGAATCGCAGCGACGCTTCATCGACACCTGGTAA